A genomic region of Lachnoclostridium edouardi contains the following coding sequences:
- a CDS encoding penicillin-binding transpeptidase domain-containing protein: protein MFRNLHIKVKEPRLLGLAGVFCLLFAALIGRLYQLQILNGKDYQTKYISTIQKKQRIPGTRGRIYDRNGTLLAEDRLSYDLTLEDSQNYKTKKERQGTLNGIAYQLSVIVNDDNKMNKIIPISASEEGEYEFTESGTRLLRFLGDLFGKADLNQLTEEEKNMTAKEIVSYMCGEDMFLLGRENYSFYTQKELLQYGLPEKLSEGELLQILNIRYGLYLNSYRKYLPFLVASDISREAMVGVSEHKDQLIGADVQEGSIRVYYGGESMSGILGYTGLISSEELSQYNEDHYTAQSMIGKSGIEKSMEEELRSKDGIVQFYTDSVGRKVSEPENVVWSKAGNNVYLTIDKELQEAVYQMLEQQIAGILLSNMISTERKYMTKAKEAAQIRIPVDDVYVSLFKNHVISTDSFKEPEASSLEQQVLADFSQEKDRVLQRLKETFGVGGAELEYYEDSFTAYQEYLIKKLKDNKILENNCPLWNKEESLRDYFFNIISQGSLNAESLHIGEKYMNMQDMEAILEEYCLTLLKQDKEFDVLIYEQMVRNHNISAKTVLCLLYEQGVLPKDDPDYASLENGLMTEWEFIRKKIRSLQIKPAQLALEPCSGSAVVIDPGNGQVLACVSYPGYDNNLLANQMDSQYYGKLLNDLSLPLFNRATSQLTAPGSTFKPVTVAAGLNEHMIQADTAVMCDGIFDNVSPPLRCWNRGGHGIISSSADALRHSCNDYLCNIVYMAGGKEDGTFSEEKGLEFLEKYSVMFDLNKPTGIQIGEAKPHVTDQYAVPSAIGQGTHNYTTTQIARYTGTLANHGTSYRLSLVSHITDWEGNIIGAYASEAESQVNLPDAVWNNIESGMRSLAAANSSLKNLGISVAGKTGTAEESKSRPNHGWFIGYAPCENPKIAVAVRVANGYSSGNVVGVGRNIFSYYFQLEPVEHILTGQAAQVSDNVRTD, encoded by the coding sequence ATGTTTCGCAATCTGCATATAAAAGTAAAGGAGCCTAGATTACTTGGCCTTGCAGGAGTGTTCTGCCTTCTGTTTGCCGCTTTAATTGGGCGGCTGTATCAGCTTCAGATTTTAAATGGAAAGGATTATCAAACAAAGTATATAAGTACGATTCAGAAAAAGCAGAGAATTCCGGGAACCAGAGGGAGGATTTATGACAGAAATGGCACACTTTTGGCGGAGGATAGATTATCCTATGATTTGACTTTGGAGGATTCTCAAAATTATAAGACAAAAAAAGAAAGACAGGGAACATTAAACGGAATTGCTTATCAGTTGTCAGTCATAGTAAATGATGATAATAAAATGAACAAAATTATTCCCATCTCCGCCTCAGAAGAAGGAGAATATGAATTTACAGAATCAGGAACCAGGCTTTTAAGGTTTCTAGGCGATTTATTTGGAAAAGCAGATTTAAATCAGCTGACTGAGGAAGAAAAAAATATGACAGCAAAGGAGATTGTCAGTTATATGTGCGGGGAGGACATGTTCCTTTTAGGCAGGGAAAACTATAGTTTTTATACACAGAAGGAACTTCTTCAATATGGCCTGCCTGAAAAGCTGTCTGAAGGAGAACTTCTTCAAATTCTAAATATCAGGTATGGTTTATATTTGAATTCCTATAGAAAGTATCTGCCTTTTTTAGTGGCCTCTGATATATCAAGAGAGGCTATGGTGGGAGTTTCAGAGCACAAAGATCAGTTAATAGGAGCAGACGTCCAGGAGGGCAGTATTCGCGTTTATTATGGCGGAGAAAGTATGTCAGGGATTTTAGGCTACACAGGTTTGATTTCCTCTGAAGAACTGTCCCAATATAATGAGGACCATTATACTGCCCAGTCTATGATCGGAAAAAGCGGGATAGAGAAGTCTATGGAAGAGGAACTGAGAAGCAAAGACGGAATTGTCCAGTTTTACACAGATTCTGTGGGCCGGAAGGTGTCGGAGCCTGAGAATGTTGTTTGGTCAAAAGCAGGAAACAATGTATATCTTACTATAGATAAAGAATTGCAGGAGGCCGTCTACCAGATGCTGGAACAGCAGATTGCAGGGATTTTGCTGTCTAATATGATAAGTACAGAAAGAAAATACATGACTAAGGCAAAGGAAGCGGCGCAGATCAGGATTCCTGTAGACGATGTGTATGTCAGTTTATTTAAAAATCATGTTATCAGCACAGATAGTTTTAAAGAGCCTGAGGCATCGTCCCTGGAGCAGCAGGTGCTGGCTGATTTTTCACAGGAAAAAGATAGAGTTTTGCAGAGATTAAAAGAAACCTTCGGTGTGGGCGGAGCAGAACTGGAATACTATGAGGACAGCTTTACGGCTTATCAGGAATATTTAATTAAAAAATTAAAGGATAATAAGATTTTAGAGAATAACTGCCCTTTATGGAATAAAGAGGAAAGCCTTAGAGATTATTTTTTCAATATAATCAGCCAGGGAAGTTTAAACGCCGAATCTTTGCATATAGGTGAAAAGTATATGAATATGCAGGATATGGAAGCTATTTTGGAAGAGTATTGCTTGACCCTGCTAAAGCAGGATAAAGAATTTGATGTGCTGATTTATGAGCAGATGGTCAGAAACCATAATATTTCAGCAAAAACAGTGTTGTGTTTGCTTTATGAGCAGGGAGTGCTGCCAAAGGATGATCCCGACTACGCCAGCCTGGAAAATGGTCTGATGACAGAGTGGGAGTTTATACGGAAGAAAATACGCAGCTTACAGATTAAGCCGGCTCAGCTGGCCTTAGAACCGTGTTCCGGCTCAGCCGTAGTAATAGATCCTGGAAACGGGCAAGTGCTGGCCTGCGTCAGCTATCCGGGATATGACAATAATCTGCTGGCAAATCAAATGGACAGCCAGTATTACGGAAAGCTTTTAAATGATCTGTCTCTGCCTTTGTTTAACAGGGCTACAAGTCAGCTTACAGCTCCAGGCTCCACCTTTAAACCGGTTACAGTGGCGGCAGGATTAAATGAACATATGATTCAGGCAGATACAGCAGTTATGTGCGACGGAATCTTTGATAATGTGTCTCCGCCGTTAAGATGCTGGAACAGAGGCGGTCACGGAATTATTTCCTCCAGCGCAGACGCATTGCGCCATTCCTGCAATGACTATTTATGCAATATTGTGTATATGGCGGGAGGTAAGGAGGACGGAACCTTTTCAGAGGAAAAAGGCCTGGAGTTTTTAGAAAAATATTCTGTTATGTTTGATTTAAATAAGCCTACTGGCATTCAAATAGGGGAGGCCAAGCCTCACGTAACAGATCAATATGCTGTGCCCTCCGCCATCGGACAGGGCACCCACAATTATACTACAACTCAAATTGCCAGATATACAGGGACATTGGCAAACCATGGTACAAGCTATCGTCTTTCTTTAGTCAGCCATATTACAGACTGGGAAGGAAATATAATTGGCGCTTATGCTTCAGAGGCAGAAAGTCAAGTAAACCTGCCTGATGCAGTATGGAATAATATTGAATCAGGCATGAGGTCTCTTGCAGCCGCCAACAGTTCTTTAAAGAATTTAGGTATTTCAGTGGCAGGTAAAACGGGAACAGCGGAAGAATCCAAATCTCGCCCTAATCACGGCTGGTTTATCGGTTATGCCCCCTGTGAAAATCCTAAAATCGCGGTTGCCGTAAGAGTGGCTAACGGTTACAGCTCAGGAAATGTAGTGGGCGTTGGAAGAAATATTTTCAGCTATTATTTTCAACTGGAGCCGGTGGAACATATATTAACCGGACAGGCGGCCCAGGTTTCTGACAATGTGCGGACAGATTAG